Proteins encoded together in one Nostoc sp. PCC 7524 window:
- the ureC gene encoding urease subunit alpha, producing the protein MSYRMSRRAYAETYGPTVGDRIRLADTELFIQVEQDFTTYGDEVKFGGGKVIRDGMGQSPISKADGAVDLVITNALILDWWGIVKADIGIKDGKIFKIGKAGNPYIQDNIDIIIGPGTEALAGEGMILTAGGIDSHIHFICPQQIEVAIASGITSMIGGGTGPATGTNATTCTPGPWNMYRMLQAADAFPMNLGFLGKGNASQPQGLVEQVLAGAMGLKLHEDWGTTPATIDTCLSVADEYDVQVAIHTDTLNEAGFVEDTIAAFKNRVIHTYHTEGAGGGHAPDIIKVCGETNVLPSSTNPTRPYTLNTLDEHLDMLMVCHHLDPSIPEDVAFAESRIRRETIAAEDILHDLGAFSMIASDSQAMGRVGEVIIRTWQTAHKMKVQRGSLAGDGKSDNLRAKRYVAKYTINPAITHGIAQYVGSVEEGKLADLCLWRPAFFGVKPEIVIKGGMIAWSQMGDANASIPTPQPVHMRPMFGSFAGAKHATSLTFVSQAALEREIPSQLGLKKSAVAVFGTRQLTKQDMKLNDALPHIEVDPETYKVKANGELLTCEPATVLPMAQRYFLF; encoded by the coding sequence TACGGCGACGAAGTGAAATTTGGCGGTGGTAAAGTCATCCGCGATGGGATGGGACAATCTCCCATTTCTAAGGCTGATGGTGCAGTAGATTTAGTTATTACCAATGCTTTGATTCTCGACTGGTGGGGAATAGTCAAAGCAGACATCGGCATTAAAGACGGCAAAATCTTTAAAATTGGGAAAGCAGGTAATCCATATATTCAAGACAATATAGATATTATTATTGGACCCGGTACGGAAGCCTTAGCCGGTGAAGGAATGATTCTCACGGCTGGTGGTATTGATAGCCATATTCATTTTATTTGTCCGCAACAGATTGAAGTTGCGATCGCCTCCGGTATCACTAGCATGATTGGCGGCGGTACAGGGCCAGCCACAGGTACAAATGCTACCACCTGCACCCCTGGACCCTGGAATATGTACCGGATGCTGCAAGCGGCTGATGCTTTCCCCATGAATTTAGGCTTTTTGGGTAAAGGAAACGCCAGCCAACCCCAAGGTTTAGTCGAACAAGTTTTAGCCGGTGCAATGGGGTTAAAGCTTCATGAAGACTGGGGAACAACCCCCGCCACTATTGATACTTGTTTGAGTGTTGCTGATGAGTATGATGTGCAAGTAGCGATTCACACCGACACCCTCAACGAAGCTGGATTTGTCGAAGATACTATCGCCGCCTTTAAAAATCGTGTCATCCACACCTACCACACCGAAGGCGCAGGCGGTGGACACGCACCAGACATCATCAAAGTCTGCGGTGAAACTAACGTCCTCCCATCATCCACCAACCCCACCCGTCCTTACACCCTCAACACCCTAGACGAACACCTAGATATGTTGATGGTATGTCATCACCTCGACCCCAGCATCCCCGAAGATGTCGCCTTTGCTGAATCCCGTATTCGTCGCGAAACCATCGCCGCCGAAGATATTCTCCATGACTTAGGCGCATTTAGCATGATTGCTTCGGATTCTCAGGCAATGGGAAGGGTGGGAGAAGTAATAATTCGCACTTGGCAAACAGCCCATAAAATGAAGGTGCAACGGGGAAGCCTTGCGGGTGATGGGAAATCAGATAATCTGCGGGCTAAAAGGTATGTTGCCAAATACACAATTAATCCAGCAATTACTCATGGTATTGCTCAGTATGTCGGTTCTGTAGAGGAAGGCAAACTTGCAGATTTATGCTTGTGGCGACCAGCATTTTTTGGTGTGAAACCAGAGATAGTGATTAAAGGTGGGATGATTGCATGGTCACAGATGGGTGACGCTAACGCCAGCATTCCCACACCCCAACCTGTGCATATGCGCCCGATGTTTGGCAGTTTTGCAGGTGCAAAACACGCCACATCTTTAACCTTTGTTTCTCAAGCAGCTTTAGAAAGAGAAATTCCTAGCCAATTGGGTTTAAAAAAATCAGCCGTTGCAGTATTTGGGACACGTCAACTAACTAAACAGGATATGAAACTCAATGATGCTTTACCTCATATAGAAGTAGATCCCGAAACCTATAAAGTCAAAGCCAATGGGGAATTGTTGACTTGTGAACCCGCCACAGTTCTACCAATGGCGCAAAGATACTTTTTGTTTTAG